The Streptomyces sp. WZ-12 genome segment CAGCGCGGTCGTCTCCGAGTCCTGCTGCGCCTCGTCGAGCACCGCCCCGTGCCACAGCACGTTGTCGACCACGATCAGCCCGCCGGGCCGCAGCAGTTCCAGCGCGGCCTCGTAATAGGCCGCGTAGTTCTCCTTGTCGGCGTCGATGAAGACGAAGTCGAAGGAACCGACCGACCCGTTCTCCCGCAGCAGGGCGGCCAGCGACTGCCGGGCGTCACCGACCCGCAACTCGATCTTCTCCGCGACCCCGGCCCGCCCGGCGAACTCCCGGGCGATCGAGGTCCACTCCTCGCTGATGTCCAGCCCGACCACCCGACCGCCCGCGGGCAGCGCCATGGCGGTCGAGAGCAGGCTGTACCCCGTGAAGACACCGATCTCCAGCGCGCGCCGGGCGCCGATCGCCTTCACCAACAAGGCCAGGAACTGGCCCTGTTCGGGGGAGATCTGCATGAGCGCCAAGGGAAGCTCGGAA includes the following:
- a CDS encoding O-methyltransferase, which translates into the protein MRIQVTVDEAMQDYVASISLREPDVLRDLRKKTSELPLALMQISPEQGQFLALLVKAIGARRALEIGVFTGYSLLSTAMALPAGGRVVGLDISEEWTSIAREFAGRAGVAEKIELRVGDARQSLAALLRENGSVGSFDFVFIDADKENYAAYYEAALELLRPGGLIVVDNVLWHGAVLDEAQQDSETTALRAFNAKVRDDKRVVLSVVPFADGLTFALKR